TGGGGCTTTCTGATTTGGGGGATCGGAATGTACCTGTGGTCGTTCGTGCTGTACCTGATCCAGGTCGCAATGGTGCTGCGGCAGTTGCCCAAGGTCGCGCGGTGACCCAGCCCGAGCCCGAGCCCAAGCTCGGCGGGTACGCGCTCGGTGGCTACGAACCGCAGGCGGGCCTGTCGGCCCGGCAGACCCGCGGCGTGCAGAAGCTGCCAGTGCCGTCGTTGCTGCGCTCGCTGCTGTCCGAACACCTGGACCCCGGCTACGCCGCAGCCGCGGCGGCCCGCGCGGAATCGGGGCAGCGCCGCCGCCGCGCGGACTGGGCCTGGCAGGCGGTGGCGGCGCTGCTGGTCGCGGCGGTGTTCGCCGCGGCCATGGCGCAGGCGCGCTCCACGGCCCCCGGCGTCTCGGAGACCCAGCGCGCGCTGGCCGCGTCGGTGCAGGCGACGTCGGCGGCCACCGACGAACTCACCGACCGCCGCAACGGTTTGGCCGCCGAGGTGGACGCCGTGGCGCGCCGGCAGTTGGTCGACGATGCCGAGGGCAATCAGCTGCTCGACCAGATCGACACCCTGGGGCTGGCCGCGGCCGCCGCCGCGGTCATCGGTCCCGGCCTGACGGTCACCGTGACCGAGCCCGGGGCGGGGCGGGACCTCACCGACGTCTCCAAGCAACGGCTGCCCGGCAGCCAGCAGGTGATCCTGGATCGGGATCTGCAGCTGGCGGTGAACGCGCTGTGGGGCAGTGGCGCCGAGGCGATTTCGGTCGGCGGGGTCCGGATCGGGCCCAACGTGACCATCCGGCAGGCCGGCGGCGCGATCCTGGTGGACAACCGCCCGATCAGCAGCCCGTACCAGATTCTGGCGATCGGCCCGCCGAACACCATGGCCCAGACCTTCGAACGCAGCTCGGGGTTGCGTCGACTGCGACTGCTGGAAACCTCCTATGGTGTCGGCGTGACCGTGAGCGCCGGCGACGGCCTGGCCATCCCGGCCGGGACCGTCAGGGAAGTCACCTTCGCCCGCAGCGGGCCGCGGTGACCGGACATGCAGGGATGACGAAGGGGGAGCGGAATTGATCGGCATCGCCGCACTGGTGGTCGGCATCGTCCTCGGGCTGGTGTTCCAGCCCAGCGTCCCCGACGTCGTCGAGCCGTATCTGCCGATCGCCGTGGTGGCCGCCCTCGACGCGGTGTTCGGCGGCTTGCGCGCCTATCTGGAGGGGATCTTCGACGCCAAGGTGTTCGTGGTGTCGTTCGTGTTCAACGTCCTCGTCGCCGCGCTGATCGTCTATCTCGGTGACCAACTCGGCGTCGGCACGCAGCTGTCCACCGCGATCATCGTGGTGCTCGGTATCCGGATCTTCGGCAACGCCGCCGCCTTGCGCCGGCGACTGTTCGGGGCCTGAGGTGAGGCTGCCATGAGTCCGACCCCCGAGCCGCCGACCCCCGATCCGCCGGAGCCCGAGCGGACCGAGGAGCACGGCCGTCACGAGTTGCCCGACGCGCCGGGACGGTCGCGTTCGCAATCGTTGTTCCTGGTGCTGGCGGTGGTGCTGTGCGTGGCATTGGGCGTCGCGATCGCAACCCAGGTGCGCCAGACCGACAGCGGTGACGCCCTGGAGTCGGCCCGGCCCGCAGACCTGGTGGTGCTGCTGGACTCGCTGCAGCAGCGCGAAGCCGCGCTGAACACCGAAGTCGTTGAACTGCAGCGGACCCTGGCGTCGCTGGAGGCCTCCGGAACCTCGGATCAGGCCGCCATCGACAACGCCCGCGCGCGGTTGGCGGCGCTGTCGATCCTGGTGGGCAGTGTGGCCGCGACGGGCCCGGGGGTGACGGTGGTCATCGAGGACCCGGCCCGCGGTGTGGCGCCCGAGACGCTGCTCGACGTCATCAACGAACTGCGGGCCGCCGGCGCCGAGGCCATCCAGATCGACTCGGCCGAGGCCAGCGTCCGGGTCGGCGTCGACACCTGGGTCACCGGCCCGCCGACCGAGCTGCTGATCGACGGTATGGTGCTCAGGCCGCCGTATTCAGTTCTGGCCATTGGGGATCCGCCGACCCTGGCCGCGGCGATGAACATTCCCGGCGGCGCCGTGGACAGCGTCGAGCGGGTTGGCGGGTCGATGCGGCTGACGCAATCGGAGCGGGTCGACGTGACCACCTTGCGACAACCGAAACCCCGCCAATACGCTCAGCCCGTCAAGTGAACGACCCGTGCGGACCGCCCGGGGCAGTCGAGTCAAGGAATCGAGGAACGCTGTGAGCGAGGTCCCGTCAGATCTGCAGTACACCGCGGAGCACGAGTGGGTCCGCCGCACCGGCACCGACACCGTGCGCGTCGGCATCACCGACTACGCCCAGGCGGCGCTGGGCGACGTGGTCTTCGTGCAGCTGCCGGACGTGGATGCGGCCGTGACCGCCGGGGAGTCCTTCGGCGAGGTGGAATCCACCAAGTCGGTGTCGGATCTCTACGCCCCGCTGTCGGCGAAAGTGATTGCCGTCAACGGCGATCTGGAGGGCAGCCCGGACCTGGTGAATTCCGATCCCTACGGCGCCGGCTGGTTGCTGGAGCTGCAGGTCGAGGAGGGCACGCTCGACGCCGGACTGGCCGGGTTGCTCGACGCGGAAGGCTACCGCGCCACGCTGACCGAATGACGGTTGTTAGGGTTCTGGCCACCACCCTTTCTGTCCGTGCCGGGTACATCGGTGCCCACCGCGCGGTAACGTCGGGTTCGCGACGGTTAGGGTGGGCGAGTTTCACCGGCGATAGCGCCACAAGCAGCCTGTAAGGAGCAGCGTGTGACGGAAAAGGACAGCAGTTCGGGAGCGGACCGATCGTCTGACGATCTGACCGTGGAAACCACTTCGGTGTTCCGGGCGGATTTCCTCAACGAACTGGACGCCCCGGCCGCCACCGGCGGCGAGGGAGCGGTCTCCGGGGTCGAGGGCCTGCCGGTCGGCTCGGCGCTGCTGGTCGTCAAGCGCGGACCCAACGCGGGATCGCGCTTCCTGCTGGATCAGCCGACCACCTCGGCCGGTCGGCACCCCGACAGCGACATCTTTCTCGATGACGTCACCGTGAGCCGTCGGCACGCCGAGTTCCGGCTCGAGAGCGGTGAGTTCCAGGTGGTCGACGTGGGCAGCCTCAACGGCACCTACGTCAACCGGGAGCCCGTCGACTCGGCGGTGCTCGCCAACGGCGACGAGGTGCAGATCGGCAAGTTCCGGTTGGTGTTCCTGACCGGGCCGAAGAACGGCGACGGGGGATCCGAGGGCTAGTGACCGCACCCGATACTCCCGCGTACGCCGGGATGTCGATCGGAGCGGTGCTGGACCTGCTACGACCCGATTTCCCGGATGTCACCATCTCCAAGATTCGGTTCTTGGAGGCAGAGGGACTTGTCACGCCGCAGCGCTCGGCGTCGGGATATCGGAGGTTCACGGCCTATGACTGTGCGCGGCTGCGGTTCATCCTGACCGCCCAGCGCGACCAGTACCTGCCGCTGAAGGTGATCAAGGCCCAGCTCGACGCGCAGCCCGACGGTGAACTGCCGCAGGCGGCCTCGCCCTACGGGGTGCCGACGCTGGTCGCCGGCGCCGCGGACGCCGACGGGCGGCTGCCGGCCTCGGCGGTGGGACCCGCGCGGGTACGGCTCAGCCGGGAGGACGTGCTGGAGCAGAGCGGCGCGGATTCGGCGGCCGGTGAGGAATTGCTGGGCGCCTTGGTCAAGGCCGGGATCATCACCACCGGACCCGGCGGATTCTTCGACGAACACGCGGTCGTGATCCTGCAATGCGCCCGTGCGCTGGCCGACTACGGAGTGGAGCCGCGGCACCTGCGGGCGTTCCGGTCGGCCGCCGACCGGCAGTCCGATCTGATCGCTCAGATCGCCGGCCCGCTGGTCAAAGCAGACAAGGCCGGTGCCCGCGACCGCGCCGACGATCTGGCTCGTGAGGTGGCCGCGCTGGCGATCACCCTGCACACGTCCCTGATCAAGTCGGCGGTACGCGACGTTCTGCATCGGTGAGGACTACAGTTGGCCGTGAAGCTCACGGGCATGCGGAGGGCAGACACTGATGGGTGAAGTTCGTGTGGTTGGCATACGCGTGGAACAGCCGCAGAATCAGCCGGTCCTGCTTCTTCGCGAGACGAACGGCGATCGCTATCTGCCCATCTGGATCGGTCAGCCGGAGGCCGCCGCCATTGCGCTCGAACAGCAGGGCGTCGAGCCGGCCCGGCCGCTCACCCATGACCTGATCAAGGATCTCATTGCTGCCCTTGGTCATTCACTCAAGGAAGTGCGGATCGTCGATCTGCAGGAGGGCACGTTCTACGCCGACCTGGTCTTCGACCGCGACATCCGGGTGTCGGCGCGCCCCTCGGACTCGGTGGCCATCGCGTTGCGGGTGGGGGTGCCGATCTTCGTGGAGGAGGCGGTGCTGGCCGAGGCCGGGTTGCTGATCCCCGACGAGACCGACGAGGAATCCGACGGCGGGGTGCGCGAGGACGAGGTGGAGAAGTTCAAGGAGTTTCTCGACAGCGTCTCACCCGACGATTTCAAGGCCACCTGACCCGCCCGCGTCGGCGTCCCGGCCGCGGACGGTGCGCTATGTCACGGAAGCGTCTCAACTGGGGTTCTGTCTCTCGACACGCCCGGTCGATTGGCGGGTCGCGTCCGTGCAGCCGCCATACTTGCACCGATGCACACGGCCCCCAGCCGACCGAGGTCGTCGTGGGAGTCGGCGGATGAGCGTATGCTCTTCAGGAGCCTATTCGGCGAGAGGAAGCACGGGTGAGCGAGCAGCCACGTCAGGGACAGTTAGACCTCGACGCAGCGGGGCAGGCAGCCGACGTCCCCGTTGGTGAGCCAGTGCAGGCGGGGTTGTTCCCGGACGATTCGGTGCCCGACGAGTTGGTCGGTTACCGCGGCCCCAGCGCCTGCCAGATCGCCGGCATCACCTACCGGCAGCTGGACTATTGGGCACGGACTTCGTTGGTGGTGCCGTCGATTCGCGGCGCGGCAGGCTCCGGCAGCCAGCGGCTCTATTCGTTCAAGGACATCCTGGTCCTCAAGATCGTCAAGCGACTGCTGGACACCGGGATCTCGTTGCACAACATCCGGGTCGCGGTTGACCATCTGCGTCAGCGCGGCGTCTCGGACCTGGCCAACATCACGCTGTTCTCCGACGGCACCACCGTCTACGAATGCACCTCCGCCGAGGAAGTGGTGGACCTGCTGCAGGGCGGTCAGGGTGTGTTCGGGATCGCGGTCAGCGGCGCGATGCGCGAGTTGACCGGCGCGATCGCCGATTTCCCAGGTGAGCGGGCCGACGGCGGCGAGTCGATCGCCGCGCCGGAGGACGAACTGGCCACGCGGCGCAAGCACCGCGACCGCAAGATCGGCTGAGCGGCCCGGAGTCGGTCGCAGCGGGTAAACTTCTACACGCATCGCCCCAGCGCGGGAGAGTTCCGTGATTGCCAGTCGCGGACGCCGAAGGAGCAACACCTCTCCGTCAACCTCTCAGGCCCCAGGACCGCGCCGGCCACGATGCCTCTGGAAAGCGGTGACCGGGCGCGCATTGACCGGCTCACCCGCCCATGGGGAAAGGCTCACGCCGAATCTCTCAGGCGCCCGGTGCCGGGTGGACGACAGAGGGGGAGGAACGCCGAGAAGTCGGCGTAGCCACCCTGTCGCGGAGGAGTCCCAGCTTGACCGAGCAGACCAGCCCCCAGTCCCCGGAGTTCGTCGACCGCCACATCGGCCCCGATGCCGATGCATTGGCCACCATGCTCACGGTGATCGGCGTGGACAGCCTCGACGAACTCGCCGCCAAGGCGCTGCCCGCCAACATTCTCGACGCGCTGGGCCCCGACGGGATCGCGCCCGGACTCCACGAGTTGCCGCCGCCGGCCTCCGAGCATGAGGCCCTGGCCGAACTACAGGCCCTGGCCGCGCAGAACACCGTCGCGGTCTCGATGATCGGGCAGGGCTACTACGACACCCTGACCCCGCCCGTGCTGCTGCGCAACATCATGGAGAACCCGGCCTGGTACACCGCGTACACGCCGTATCAGCCGGAGATCAGCCAGGGCCGGCTCGAGGCGCTGCTGAATTTTCAGACCATGGTGGCCGACCTGACCGGGCTCGAGCTGGCCAACTCGTCGATGCTCGACGAGGGCACCGCCGCCGCCGAGGCGATGACGCTGATGCACCGCGCGGTGAAGGGATCGGCCAACCGACTGGCCGTCGACGCCGACCTGTTCCCCCAGACCGCGGCGATCCTGGCGACCCGGGCCCGCCCCCTGGGCATCGAGATCGTCACCGCGGACCTGAGCCAGGGCTTGCCCGACGGTGACTTCTTCGGCGTCGTCGTCCAGTTGCCGGGCGCCAGCGGACGCGTGATCGACCACACCGCGCTGATCGAGCAGGCCCACGAGCGCGGCGCCCTGGTGGCGGTGGGCGCCGACCTGCTGGCGCTGACCATGATCGCCCCGCCCGGCGACCTGGGCGCCGACGTCGCCTTCGGCACGACCCAACGCTTCGGTGTGCCAATGGGATTCGGCGGCCCGCACGCCGGCTACCTGGCGGTGCGCAGCAAGCACTCCCGGCAGCTGCCCGGGCGCCTGGTCGGCGTGTCGGTGGATGCCGACGGCGCCCCGGCCTACCGCCTGGCGCTGCAGACCCGCGAACAGCATATCCGCCGGGACAAGGCGACCTCGAACATCTGCACCGCCCAGGTGCTGCTCGCGGTGATGGCCGCGATGTATGCGAGCTACCACGGCGCCGACGGGCTGACTGCGATTGCCCACCGCGTGCACGGCCACGCCCGGGCCATCGCCGCCGGGCTTGCGGCGGCCCCCGACACGGAGGTGGTGCACGACAAGTTCTTCGACACGGTGCTGGCCCGGGTGCCCGGCCGCGCGGACGCCGTCGTCGCCGCCGCGAAGGCCGACGGCATCAACCTGTGGCGGACCGACGCCGACCACGTGTCGGTGTCCTGTGACGAGGCCACCACCGACGCGCACGTCGCCGCGGTGCTCGCGGCGTTCGGCGCCCGGCCCGGCGCGGCCCCGGTGCCCGTCGAGATCGCGAACCGCAGCACGGAGTTCCTGACCCACCCGGCGTTCACCAGCTACCGCACCGAGACCGCGATGATGCGGTACCTGCGGGCGCTGTCCGACAAGGATCTGGCGCTGGACCGCACCATGATCCCGCTGGGCTCGTGCACGATGAAGCTCAACGCGGCGGCCGAGATGGAGGCGATCACCTGGCCGGAGTTCGCCCGCCAGCACCCGTTCGCCCCCACCGCGGATGCCCCCGGGCTGCGCCGCGTGGTCGCCGACCTGGAGACCTGGCTGGCCGGGATCACCGGATACGACGCGGTGTCGCTGCAACCGAACGCGGGGTCCCAGGGCGAGTACGCCGGGCTGCTGGCGATCGCCGAGTATCACGCGCAGCGGGGGGAGGGACACCGCGATGTGTGCCTGATCCCGTCGAGCGCGCACGGCACCAATGCGGCCTCGGCGGCGCTGGCCGGGATGCGGGTGGTCGTGGTGTCCTGCCGCGACAATGGCGACGTCGACCTCGACGATCTGCGCGCCAAGATCGCCGAGCACGCCGAGCGGCTCTCGACGCTGATGATCACCTACCCGTCCACCCACGGCGTCTACGAGCACGACATCGCCGAGATCTGCGCGGCCACCCACGACGCCGGCGGCCAGGTTTACGTCGACGGCGCGAACCTCAACGCGCTGGTCGGCCTGGCGCGCCCGGGCCGGTTCGGTGGCGATGTCAGCCATCTGAACCTGCACAAGACCTTCTGCATCCCGCACGGGGGTGGCGGCCCGGGGGTGGGACCGGTGGCGGCGCGCGCGCATCTGGCGCCGTTCCTGCCCGGCCATCCGCTGTCCGAGGAACTGGGCTGGGAGCTACCCGGCGGCGCGCCGGTGTCGGCCGCACCGTTCGGGTCGGCCTCGATCCTGCCGATCACCTGGGCCTACATCCGGATGATGGGCCCGGTCGGGTTGCGCACGGCGACGCTGACCGCGATCGCGTCGGCCAACTACATCGCCCGCCGGCTCGACGAGTATTACCCGGTGCTCTACACCGGGGAGAACGGCATGGTGGCCCACGAGTGCATCCTCGATCTGCGACCGCTGACCAAGGCCACCGGTGTGACCGTCGACGACGTCGCAAAGAGGTTGGCGGACTTTGGATTCCACGCCCCGACCATGAGCTTCCCGGTGGCCGGCACCCTGATGGTGGAGCCCACCGAAAGCGAGAGCCTCGCCGAGGTCGACGTATTCTGCGAGGCGATGATCGCCATCCGCGCCGAGATCGACAAGGTGGGCTCCGGGCAGTGGCCGGCCGACGACAATCCGTTGCGTAACGCGCCGCACACCGCCGAATGCCTGCTGGTCGCCGACTGGACGCACCCCTACAGCCGGGAGGAGGCCGCCTACCCGCTGGGTAAAGCGTTCCGGCCCAAGGTGTGGCCGCCCGTGCGCCGCATCGACGGGGCCTACGGCGACCGCAACCTGATGTGCTCCTGCCCGCCGATCGAGGCCTTCGCCTGACCTCCGACCCCGCCTCCAAGTGGCCCAAACGTGAGTTTGGGCCACTTGGTGCGAGTGGCTTGCGGAAATACGTCGATCTGGGCGGGCCGAGAGCTAAGCCAGCAGCTCGTTG
This DNA window, taken from Mycolicibacterium sp. MU0050, encodes the following:
- a CDS encoding DUF881 domain-containing protein translates to MTQPEPEPKLGGYALGGYEPQAGLSARQTRGVQKLPVPSLLRSLLSEHLDPGYAAAAAARAESGQRRRRADWAWQAVAALLVAAVFAAAMAQARSTAPGVSETQRALAASVQATSAATDELTDRRNGLAAEVDAVARRQLVDDAEGNQLLDQIDTLGLAAAAAAVIGPGLTVTVTEPGAGRDLTDVSKQRLPGSQQVILDRDLQLAVNALWGSGAEAISVGGVRIGPNVTIRQAGGAILVDNRPISSPYQILAIGPPNTMAQTFERSSGLRRLRLLETSYGVGVTVSAGDGLAIPAGTVREVTFARSGPR
- a CDS encoding small basic family protein, translating into MIGIAALVVGIVLGLVFQPSVPDVVEPYLPIAVVAALDAVFGGLRAYLEGIFDAKVFVVSFVFNVLVAALIVYLGDQLGVGTQLSTAIIVVLGIRIFGNAAALRRRLFGA
- a CDS encoding DUF881 domain-containing protein, with amino-acid sequence MSPTPEPPTPDPPEPERTEEHGRHELPDAPGRSRSQSLFLVLAVVLCVALGVAIATQVRQTDSGDALESARPADLVVLLDSLQQREAALNTEVVELQRTLASLEASGTSDQAAIDNARARLAALSILVGSVAATGPGVTVVIEDPARGVAPETLLDVINELRAAGAEAIQIDSAEASVRVGVDTWVTGPPTELLIDGMVLRPPYSVLAIGDPPTLAAAMNIPGGAVDSVERVGGSMRLTQSERVDVTTLRQPKPRQYAQPVK
- the gcvH gene encoding glycine cleavage system protein GcvH yields the protein MSEVPSDLQYTAEHEWVRRTGTDTVRVGITDYAQAALGDVVFVQLPDVDAAVTAGESFGEVESTKSVSDLYAPLSAKVIAVNGDLEGSPDLVNSDPYGAGWLLELQVEEGTLDAGLAGLLDAEGYRATLTE
- the garA gene encoding glycogen accumulation regulator GarA, which gives rise to MTEKDSSSGADRSSDDLTVETTSVFRADFLNELDAPAATGGEGAVSGVEGLPVGSALLVVKRGPNAGSRFLLDQPTTSAGRHPDSDIFLDDVTVSRRHAEFRLESGEFQVVDVGSLNGTYVNREPVDSAVLANGDEVQIGKFRLVFLTGPKNGDGGSEG
- a CDS encoding MerR family transcriptional regulator: MTAPDTPAYAGMSIGAVLDLLRPDFPDVTISKIRFLEAEGLVTPQRSASGYRRFTAYDCARLRFILTAQRDQYLPLKVIKAQLDAQPDGELPQAASPYGVPTLVAGAADADGRLPASAVGPARVRLSREDVLEQSGADSAAGEELLGALVKAGIITTGPGGFFDEHAVVILQCARALADYGVEPRHLRAFRSAADRQSDLIAQIAGPLVKADKAGARDRADDLAREVAALAITLHTSLIKSAVRDVLHR
- a CDS encoding bifunctional nuclease family protein yields the protein MGEVRVVGIRVEQPQNQPVLLLRETNGDRYLPIWIGQPEAAAIALEQQGVEPARPLTHDLIKDLIAALGHSLKEVRIVDLQEGTFYADLVFDRDIRVSARPSDSVAIALRVGVPIFVEEAVLAEAGLLIPDETDEESDGGVREDEVEKFKEFLDSVSPDDFKAT
- a CDS encoding MerR family transcriptional regulator, which gives rise to MSEQPRQGQLDLDAAGQAADVPVGEPVQAGLFPDDSVPDELVGYRGPSACQIAGITYRQLDYWARTSLVVPSIRGAAGSGSQRLYSFKDILVLKIVKRLLDTGISLHNIRVAVDHLRQRGVSDLANITLFSDGTTVYECTSAEEVVDLLQGGQGVFGIAVSGAMRELTGAIADFPGERADGGESIAAPEDELATRRKHRDRKIG
- the gcvP gene encoding aminomethyl-transferring glycine dehydrogenase, whose protein sequence is MTEQTSPQSPEFVDRHIGPDADALATMLTVIGVDSLDELAAKALPANILDALGPDGIAPGLHELPPPASEHEALAELQALAAQNTVAVSMIGQGYYDTLTPPVLLRNIMENPAWYTAYTPYQPEISQGRLEALLNFQTMVADLTGLELANSSMLDEGTAAAEAMTLMHRAVKGSANRLAVDADLFPQTAAILATRARPLGIEIVTADLSQGLPDGDFFGVVVQLPGASGRVIDHTALIEQAHERGALVAVGADLLALTMIAPPGDLGADVAFGTTQRFGVPMGFGGPHAGYLAVRSKHSRQLPGRLVGVSVDADGAPAYRLALQTREQHIRRDKATSNICTAQVLLAVMAAMYASYHGADGLTAIAHRVHGHARAIAAGLAAAPDTEVVHDKFFDTVLARVPGRADAVVAAAKADGINLWRTDADHVSVSCDEATTDAHVAAVLAAFGARPGAAPVPVEIANRSTEFLTHPAFTSYRTETAMMRYLRALSDKDLALDRTMIPLGSCTMKLNAAAEMEAITWPEFARQHPFAPTADAPGLRRVVADLETWLAGITGYDAVSLQPNAGSQGEYAGLLAIAEYHAQRGEGHRDVCLIPSSAHGTNAASAALAGMRVVVVSCRDNGDVDLDDLRAKIAEHAERLSTLMITYPSTHGVYEHDIAEICAATHDAGGQVYVDGANLNALVGLARPGRFGGDVSHLNLHKTFCIPHGGGGPGVGPVAARAHLAPFLPGHPLSEELGWELPGGAPVSAAPFGSASILPITWAYIRMMGPVGLRTATLTAIASANYIARRLDEYYPVLYTGENGMVAHECILDLRPLTKATGVTVDDVAKRLADFGFHAPTMSFPVAGTLMVEPTESESLAEVDVFCEAMIAIRAEIDKVGSGQWPADDNPLRNAPHTAECLLVADWTHPYSREEAAYPLGKAFRPKVWPPVRRIDGAYGDRNLMCSCPPIEAFA